Proteins from a genomic interval of Caldicellulosiruptor diazotrophicus:
- the whiA gene encoding DNA-binding protein WhiA, with product MSFSSTAKAEVSKKFSQNSCCVKAAAAAFLKFTGLIYEIDGTFSFKTSFENAQTARAFFLLMKNGFSKHCEVSIKKNSKLQKNYIYTIFLPPSNDNLKILKELHFVRKGTKEYYLNFSLKEELVKKKCCKKAFLQATFLSCGSITNPEKMYHLEFDLKTKDDAEFLQKVLNSFEFEAKIVERKSHYVVYLKEGEQIVDFLNIIGAHSSLLELENIRIVKELRNNVNRLVNCETANLEKTINASMRHIENIEFIERTIGIESLPENLQEIARLRIKYKDASLKELGNMLEKPIGKSGVNHRLRKIDKIAEELRKGGIVYAKPSH from the coding sequence ATGTCTTTTTCATCGACTGCAAAAGCAGAGGTGAGCAAAAAATTTTCTCAAAATTCCTGCTGCGTGAAAGCCGCAGCTGCAGCCTTTTTGAAATTTACAGGGCTCATATATGAGATTGATGGAACTTTTTCGTTTAAAACTTCTTTTGAAAATGCTCAGACTGCAAGGGCCTTTTTCCTCCTTATGAAAAATGGGTTTTCAAAACACTGTGAAGTAAGCATTAAGAAAAATAGCAAGTTACAAAAAAACTATATTTACACAATTTTTTTACCACCAAGCAATGATAACTTGAAAATTTTAAAAGAACTTCATTTTGTGAGAAAAGGTACAAAAGAGTACTACCTTAATTTTTCGCTTAAAGAAGAACTTGTAAAAAAGAAATGTTGCAAGAAGGCATTTTTGCAGGCAACATTTTTATCGTGTGGTTCTATTACAAACCCTGAGAAGATGTATCATTTGGAGTTTGATTTGAAAACAAAGGATGATGCCGAGTTTTTGCAGAAGGTTTTAAACAGTTTTGAGTTTGAGGCAAAAATTGTTGAAAGAAAGTCTCATTATGTAGTATACTTAAAAGAAGGTGAACAGATAGTAGATTTTTTAAACATAATTGGAGCACATTCTTCACTTTTAGAACTTGAGAATATCCGGATAGTAAAAGAGCTAAGAAACAATGTCAACCGTCTTGTCAATTGTGAAACAGCTAATTTAGAGAAAACCATAAATGCCTCTATGAGGCATATTGAGAATATTGAATTTATTGAAAGGACAATTGGCATTGAAAGTCTTCCGGAGAATTTACAAGAGATAGCACGCCTCAGGATTAAATATAAAGATGCATCTTTGAAAGAATTAGGGAATATGCTTGAAAAACCAATTGGCAAATCTGGAGTCAATCATAGATTAAGAAAAATA